GACCTGAGTCTGCCACTGGCGTAGCTTTGCTTGCAGTTGCATCTTGGTCTCGGCGTGCTGCGGCGTTTCTGCGAGATCGTTCCGTTCATCGGGATCGTTGAGCAAATCGAACAGTTGCCACTTGTCGATCTGCGGATAGTGGATCAACTTCCAACGGTCACCACGAATCATGCGTTGAAAATTGCGAAAATATCCGAACACGTATTCGTGAACATGGTCCTGCTCGCCACGTAGAACGGGAACCACACTGCGACCGTCAATTGGTTTAAGGGTTCCAGCAACGTCAGGAGCAACCGGCACGGGGATTCCCACCAAGTCGCAGACGGTGGGATACAAATCACGCAAGTACATTTGTGCGTCGAAGCGTTGATTCACGGGAATGCCGGGACCGCTGATCAGCATCGGCACGTTCATCGTGTGCTCGTACATGTTCTGCTTGCCACGCAATCCATGACTGCCCATCGCCAGCCCGTGATCACTCGTGAAGATCACGATCGTGTTGTCTCGTTGGCCGCTGCCATCGAGTGCTTTCAAAATTCGACCGACTTGTTGATCGAGGTGCGAAATCACGGCGTAGTAAACGGACAAGTCCTCGCGGACCTCTTTCCCAGTGCGAGGCAACGGCAACAGCAGTTCGTCGCGTGAGTTTTCGTTGCCGTGATCGAAGGGGTGTCTCGCTTGAAAATTCTTCGGCAGTGGCATCGTCGCCGGGTCGTAGGCATCCTCAAAACCGGGAGGCAGCAACAGCGGATCATGCGGCGCGGTGAAGTTCACGTGCACAAAGAATGGCTTGTCGTGCGGCTGTCCGATCAACTTGATGCTCGCGTCTGCAAACTTTTCGCTGATGTCGCCCGTCAAACCGACGCCGAGTTCAGGATATTTTTCCTTGCCGTCGCTCGATTGGAAAATCCAGCCCGTGTAACCCGTGACAGGTCTTCCGTGCGCATCGACTTGATTTGGCTTCATCCATTTTGCGCCGCCGCCTCCGAATAGTCCGACGGTGTCCTGGTAGCCGTAGTCGCTCGGTCGGCCCTTGTTGTGCCATTTGCCAACGTACGATGTTTCGTAGCCGCCACGCTGCATCGTTTCGGCGAAGGAAACAAAGCCAGCCGGTTGTTTTCCGCCAAAATCCAGCACGCCGGTGCGGAAGCCACTGCATCCGCTCAGAATCTCTCCACGGCTCGGCGTACAGATTGGGTTTGCACAAACCGCCCGAGTGAACACACTGCTGCGTCGAGCTAAAGCATCCAGATTCGGTGTTCTAATCTGATCGTTGCCAAGCGCCGCGATCGTATCCGGTCGCTGATCATCCGAAACGATCATCAAAACATTCGGCGGCGCAGCGTCAGACGTCTGAGCCAACGCAGACGCCAGAATCACGAGCAGCAGGGTCGCAACGAGCGTTTGAATTTTCTTCATCGTGCTTCAGAACGAGAGGGTTCGGAAAGGGAAGCCAGGCACGAATGGCACGGGTATTGAATGCTCGCTGCCGTTAGTGACAAATGGAGGCCGACCGGTGGATGACCGGTTTGGTCGTTCGCGTATGACGAACGGACGGTAGGAACCGTCTCTACTTTTACTCCGAAAACTTGCCAGCATTTTTTGCCATTACCGAGCACGGCAATGGCAATAAACGTGTAATTCGTGCAATCAGCTCAAATCGGGCAATTCTCCGGTGCTTTCGTTGAAGCTATCGATATCGTGGCCAAGCCGTTTCAAAATGGATAGGTAGAGGTTACAGAGCCGGGTGTCTTCGGGGTACTTGATATGTCGGCCGGGATTGATCTGACCGCCCGCGCGGCCGGCCAACAGGATCGGCAGATTGGCGCTGGTGTGGGAGTTGCCGTCGCGCATGTTGTTGCCAAACATGATCATCGAGTTGTCGAGAAGCGATCTCTCGCCTTCCTTGATCGCGTGGAGTTTTTGCAGGAACTCGACATACTTCTTCACGCAATATTCATTCGCGATTTGATACCCCTCCAGCTTCTC
The genomic region above belongs to Novipirellula galeiformis and contains:
- a CDS encoding sulfatase-like hydrolase/transferase, whose product is MKKIQTLVATLLLVILASALAQTSDAAPPNVLMIVSDDQRPDTIAALGNDQIRTPNLDALARRSSVFTRAVCANPICTPSRGEILSGCSGFRTGVLDFGGKQPAGFVSFAETMQRGGYETSYVGKWHNKGRPSDYGYQDTVGLFGGGGAKWMKPNQVDAHGRPVTGYTGWIFQSSDGKEKYPELGVGLTGDISEKFADASIKLIGQPHDKPFFVHVNFTAPHDPLLLPPGFEDAYDPATMPLPKNFQARHPFDHGNENSRDELLLPLPRTGKEVREDLSVYYAVISHLDQQVGRILKALDGSGQRDNTIVIFTSDHGLAMGSHGLRGKQNMYEHTMNVPMLISGPGIPVNQRFDAQMYLRDLYPTVCDLVGIPVPVAPDVAGTLKPIDGRSVVPVLRGEQDHVHEYVFGYFRNFQRMIRGDRWKLIHYPQIDKWQLFDLLNDPDERNDLAETPQHAETKMQLQAKLRQWQTQVGDPIVVDRSGREIDR